Part of the Oscillibacter hominis genome is shown below.
GTCCACCTCATACTCATATTTGGCGGAGGAGGTCCGGAATTCGATATCATAGGAGAGAATACCGTCGTCCTCATCCCGCTCTACCGTGAGGCCGCTCACCTGGGACTCCTTCAGTCCGGCGTGCTGCAAAGCGGCCGCCAGAGCCCGGTCCCGCCCCTGGGACGCATCCCCGGAGCCGGGTGCAGTGCCGGAGGTTCCGGCGCTTTCCTGGGCGCCGGCAAGGATGTTGGCCTTTCCAGACAGTATTTTTCCGGCGTAAGAATCCACTTTGTATTCAAATTCACCTGCTTGTGTATAGAGATCCACCTCATAGTGGGCGGGAGAGTCATCCAACTCCGGGTCCACCTCATAGGTGACGCTGTTCACCTCCAAAACCCCGGCGTAGGCTTGGGCCAGGTAAGCGGCCTCTGCTTTGCCGATTGGCATGCCGGGCGCGCCGGCCTCCACCAGGTCCTTCAGCTCCTCCACGCTCAGCGCCGCCAGGTCTTCAAACTTCAAAGAGCTGTTCAGCCCGATGGCCTGGTTGACCAGGGCGGCTTTTCCGGTGGAGATGTGGTGCTGTCTGGCCTGCTGTTCCAGCCCGGCATCCTGGGTCAGGGTTTGGCTGAGGACGGCCGCATTGGCGGAATTCGTTTCAAGGAGGGAGCCTACGGAAACCTCCAGCTCCTGCTGCAGCTGGGCGGCGCGGGCCTGGTCCTTGTCCTCCACGGAGATCAGGATGGCGGAGGATACGCTCCCAAGATATCCGTGGCGCACCAGGGAACCCACAATGGCGTTGACCGCCACGTCCAATTTGGTGCCTTTCAGATCCCGGCCGCCGTCCATATCCGACAGGATCTCCACCGCTTCATCGTTCAACGGGGTGCAGGCAAGCACTGTTTCACGCTGGTTTACACTCAGCTCAATGCTGGGGTTGACATCCAAGGATACCACGGAGGCCACCGCATAGGCCTGCTGATAGAACAGCCCGCCGCCTCCGCCGATCAGCACCAGGGCAAGGCAGGCGGCGACCAAAACGCGTATCATGGGGGTTTTCTTTGCTTTCATAGGGATCACAGTTCCTTTCCGCGTCTCACAGCGGGAGAGGAGCACATCCAGATCGTTGGGCGCCGCGTGGGCTACGGCCTCTTTCAGACGCTGTTCCAGTTCCTGATCCGTCATTGGTCCTCTCCTCCTTCCAATAAGACTTTCATTTTTTTCAGCGCACGGTGATACTTGGACAGGACAGTGGCCAGGGGCAGCTCCAGTACGGCGGCAATCTCCCGGTGCTTTAAGCCGGCGACCGCGTGGAGCAGAACCACTTGCCGCTCCTGATCTCCCAAGGCGCCCAGTGCGCCCTGGAGCATCTGACGGTCCTCAGGTGAGAGCCCGCTTTCAGCCGCGGGAAGGGCGTCCCACGCTTCCTCGCTCAGCTCTGAGCGGCGATCGCCCTGGCGTAAACGCATCCGCGACAGGTTCCGGGCGATGGTCAGCAGCCATGCCATGGGAGACCCTTGGGGGCGGTACTGGGGCGCGTGATCCCAGACCTGGACAAAGGCGTCCTGGGTCACGTCCTGGGCATCCTGGGCGTTTTTCAGGAAGGAGAGGGCCATTGCATAGACTGCCGCCCGGGTACGGCAGTACAGCTCCGCCAGGGCCTCCCGGTCACCCTGGGCAATGCCGGCCAACAGCCTTTCCAGTTCCTCTTGTTCCGCTCTGCCCGCCTGTTCTGTTGTCTGGGGTCCCATTGCGATCCACATGTTTTCTTTCTCCTGTCATCTGAGAAATGCGCGGGAACCGTGTTTTATTGCAGGGAACCAAAAAAATTTGCCCGCACTGCAAAACAGCAGTGCTTTACGCTATTATACCAGATTTCGGCATAAATCAAAGCGGGAATCGGAGCACGCCCTTCATCATCAACGCAATGGAGCGCATCATGCAGGCAGCGGATTCTATGGGCATGCAGTGCTCAACCCTCGCCATGTGATTGTATTATTTTTCCAACCCATATAAAACATAGAAAAGCCGGGAGATTTTTGTTGAAATCTCCCGGTTTATTTATATGCCGCCGTCACAAACTACGAAAGCCGAATTTGTGAGGAGGTCTTGTCATGCGCCGTATCTTGATGATTGTTTTTCTGCTTTTTGTGCTGATGTTTCCCAGCCCTGAGCCCGATGCCGCTGCCTCCGGCGAGGCGGATGTGGAGGTCACATACTATGTGGCGCTGACCTTCGACGACGGCCCCCGGCGCATCACTACGGAGCGGCTTTTGGATGGGCTGCGGGAGCGGGGGGCCAGCGCCACGTTTTTCCTGATCGGTGAGCAGATTGAAGAGAACGCGGATGTGGTGCAGCGGATGAAGGCCGAGGGGCATCAGGTGGGCAACCACACCTGGTCCCACGTGAAGATCGAAGGCATGAATCAAAGTGCGGCGCAGGAGGAAATCCGTCACACGGACCAAGTGCTGAAAGAGCTGTTGGGGGAGGATACGTATTGGCTTCGCCCGCCCTATGGCCTGATCAACCAGCGGGAGCGGAGCTGGATCACCGTGCCTATGGTACAGTGGTCTGTGGACCCGGAGGACTGGAAGTATCAAAATACGGACCGGGTGGTCTCCTCAGTTTTAAACCATGTCAAGCCCGGTTCCATCATCCTGCTTCACGACACCTATCCCACCTCTGTGGACGCGGCACTGCGGATTGTGGATACCTTGCAGGGCCAGGGCTATGAATTTGTCACCGTGGAGGAACTCCTTGCCCTGAACGGCGTGGCGCCTCAAGCGGGCACCATGTACGTCTCCGCCGACCAGTCCCTTTAAAAGCAATAGAAGTGATCTGGATAATGGACGAAACACCAGGCCGCAGTGTAGAGGGCAAGAGCCGTGCAGACGATCAGGACGCAGAGCAGCATACCCACCCAATCGTATTTGATCCGGCAGCGGCGCCGCGAGGCCAGCAGCGTCTCCACCCCCAGGCTCACCAGAGCCAGGGGGGCCGCCTGGAGAACCCAGCGCAGGTCAAGCTCTGGAAAAAACATGGAAATCAGCATAAAGACTCCGGAGACCACCAGGACCAAGCCCATGGTAAACGTGCCCACCCGGCGGACACCGGGCTCCTTTTCTTGGACGGGAGCGGACTCATTCATCCTGATTCGCCTCCTTGTGGCTGTCCTGGGTCAGCGTGATGGCCGCCGGTCCGGCCGGCTCACCCACAGGATCGGCGCTTTGCTGTGTTTCGCTTTGCTCCGGAGGGATAAAGGAGTAGTCCTCCTCGTCCTCATTGTTCCTGGGGCCGCGGATGAACCAGATGCCAAGGCAGATGATCAAAATGGTGACCACGGTCCTGGGCAGGGTGTACATCACAAGGCTCCGGATCCACCAGAAGCCGTCCCAGTAATTGACGAGCAGGTCCATCAGCTGGTCAATCACCGTATTGTAGAATACATAGATGCCAAGGCCGACCAGCACCCAGCCGATGATGCTGTGGCGCCGCATGCACAGGGCACTGAGGCGCTGACTGTCCAACTCGGACAATCCGAACAGGTACTCATCGCTCTGCATGTCGTCTTCCGGCTGATTGCGGAGGTTGTAACTGTCAAAGAAGGCGTAGACCCAGATCACCGGCAGCAAAATAGCCAGTTCCCCGATGTTGAGAAAGGACGCGACGCCGATGATGGCACAGCATATCCCCAACAGGGATACGCCCCGCTTCATATATCCCTGATACATTTGGCCGCAGCCAGGGATACAAGCGCAGAGAAATAAGAGGATTCCACTTTTACGATTCATGATTTGTTTCCCTCCAATTGTGATTGCTGTTTCCGGAAAAGGCGCTGAACGCGCCGTCCAATTTGTCAAAGATGGAATTGAGCGAGTCATTCCATTGCTGGGGCCAGCTGCCCAGGTTCTGCGTAAAGGTCGTGTCCGATTGGGAGAGCTGACTGGAGCGCTCCACGATGCCGCCAAAGATGCCGAATCCCCAGAGGGAGAACACGATGATGAGCGCGGCGGCCGCCGTGGCGTAGCGGCTGGTCAGGATACGGATGGAGCGCAGGCGGATCCGGTGCCACAGCCCGCCATGGCAGGAGCGCATGGGCATCTCCAGTTCAGTTTCCGCCAAAAGATCGGTATATCGCATCAGACACACGTCGCAGTAGGCAAGGTGCTCGGCGATCTCCAGCCGGGAGAGATCACTGAGTGCTCTGCCGCATTTCAAAGCGGACAGGGCCTCATCCGTCAGATGCCCATTTTCATGAAATAGTTCCATTGCGCTCCCTCCTTTCCAATTCTTCCCGCAGCAGCCGCTTGCCGCGGGAGAGCTGCGTATGTATGGTTTTCACGGGTCTGCCCAAGGCCAAAGCGATTTCCTCCGGCTTTTTTTCTTCCAAAAGGGCCATAACGCAGACCCGGCGGTATGGCTCCTTCATCGCCCGGATCATATTCGCAATGGCGGATGCCTCGCTGCGGGCGATGGCCTGGGACTCCAGAGGCGGGGCGGTGGCCAGGGGCAGTGCGTCATCGCCGGGCAGGACCGTGCGGCGGCGGTAGGCGCTTTGCAGGTAGTCCTTTGCCTTATTGACGGCGATCCGGGCCAGCCACTGCTTGGCGTATCCCTCCGGACAGCTGTCACGGTGGGTATAGGCGGAGAGGAAGGTCTCTTGGGTCAGGTCCTCCGCTGCGGCACTGTCCTGCACCATCTGGCGGCAGACGGTGTAGACAAGCCGTTCATATTGGATGACCAGCTGGTCAAAGGATTCATTTGTCGTAGCCGGCCACCTCCCTGCTGCGCTGCGCTGTCTATGATACGATCCGCCCGGAGACATTTCTTCAAAAAGAGAAAATTTTTTAAAATACCGTGGGCGGGACGCTCTATTGCGGGTCTTTATAAAAAAAGGCCGTTTGCCTTTTTAAAAGGCAAACGGCCCGGGAAAGCAAAGAGACTTACTGGAGAATATTCAGAACCAGGGTCAGCACAATGAAAACAGCACCCACCCACTTGGTGGCGCGGGCCAGCTTGGCATCCATGGTCTTTGCCTGGTTTTTCGCCATAAAGGAATCGGCCACGCCGCCGATGCTGCCGGACAGGCCGGCGCTCTTACCGGACTGGAACAGGACGATCAGAGTAATGGCCAGGCCGCAGAGCAATTGAAGAATCGTAATTGCCAAAGTCATAATGGATAACCCTCCAAAAAATTTTAATCCATGCGCGAACGCAGACATATCACAGACTTAAATGTTACCATAGAAAACTCTGATTTTCAAGTGGGAAAAGCAGTTTTTTTCAGATTTTCGGGCATGTGCGGAAAAGTTTTTTACAATGTATGAAACAAATGTTTGCTTTTTAAATGCAGCTGTGGTACACTGAAAAAAACAAAAAGAAGCGGGAGGTAGTCGGATGCCGGTGCTCTCTAAGATGCAGCAGAAAATTTACGATTTTATTGAATCCTTTGTACAGGATCAGGGCTATCCGCCCTCCGTGCGGGAGATCGGCGACGCAGTGGGCTTAAAATCCCCCTCCACGGTCCACTTCCATCTGAAGCACCTGGAGGAGCTGGGTGTGCTGCAAAAAAGCGCGGGCAAGGGCCGGGCCCTGGCGCTGGTTGCATCGCCGAAAAAGGCGGTTCCGGAGCCGGCTGCAACTCTACTCCCTCAGGAGGAAGCGGAACACCAGATTCCCATTGTGGGCAATGTGGCGGCCGGCAGCCCGATCCTGGCGGAGGAGTGCATTGAGGACTATTTGACCTTTGACACCGGCGGCCGGGGCGGCGAGTGCTTTGCCCTGCGGGTGCGGGGTGAATCCATGATCAACGCAGGTATCTTAGACGGGGACCTGGTGGTGGTGCGCCAGCAGCCCGATGCCGTGAGCGGCGAGATCGTGGTGGCGCTTTTGGAGGATGAGGCCACGGTCAAGCGGCTGTCCCGGAAAAACGGACAGACCTGGCTGCTGCCGGAAAATGAGGCCTATCAGCCCATTGACGGAACATATGCCCGGATTTTGGGCAAGGTTATGGCGGTTGTTCGCCGGTATTGATTGAAAAGAGACAGGGGAGCTTCCCCTGTCTCTTTTGCGCCTTCACCCTGATGGACAGCTATTGGGCCAGGTGGATGGCCCACCCCTCCAGGCCGTGGAAGGGATCGGTGGCGGTGGGGGAGAGGCCCTCCATCACACCGGACTGGGTCAGGACGGAGGTGGTCTTGAAGCACACCGGGAGGATAGGCGCCTGATACTGAAGATGGCGGCAAAGGGCGTCCATGGCGCTCTCGCGGCTTTCGGCCGCACCGTAGGCGCTCAGAAGCTGATCCGTGGCCGCGTCGCTGTAGCGGCCGTAGTTCAGCGTTCCGCCGGTGCCCACCAGGGATGAGAGGTCCCAGTCCGGGCTGAGGCGGACTTCACCATAGTAGAGGTCGAACCGTCCGGCCGATAGGGCCGCGGTAAACTCCTCCCAGGGCAGAACCTCCACCTCCACCGTCAGGTCGCAGACAGAAAGGGAGGAGGCGATATACTTGGCCACCGACACCTTAAAGGGGTTCTCTTCGTTGACCAGCATGGTCAGTGTGTGGTGGGCCCCGCTGTTCAGGCCGGCTGTATTCAGGGCCGATTCAAAGTCCTCATAGGAGTAGGCGCGCTCCAGGCCAGTGGGATAGAGACTGGAAGCTGGGGAGATGGGGAACTGGGACGGCGTGCCGTGGCCGGACAAAAAGGCACTGACCGCCGTGGGGCGGTTGATCCCCAGGCTCAGCGCCCGGCGTACCGCCGCGTCGGAGAGCAGGGTGCGTGAGACATTCAGCCCCACGTACTGTAGGATCGTGGTGTCGGTGTCGCTGAAGGTGATGCTCCCCGTGGTGCTGACGGTCTTGGCCCCGGTGAGGTCGGCGGTGATGAGCTGGATCTCGTGGGAGGTGAACTGGTAGAGCGTGGTGTCCATGTCCGGGGACTCCACCAGCTCAATCCGCTCCGCCGGAGCGGGTTTGGCGCCCCACCAGGCCGGGTTCGCCCGGAGATAGGGGCCGTTTTCATCGGTCATATAGAGGTAGGGGCCGGTGCCCAGGGGCACTGTGTTGCCCTCTGTGCCATGTTTGACGATGGGGATGTCCAGCAGGGAGGGCAGGGAGGTGTTGGCGGAGGAGAGCACCACTGTCACCACGTTGCCGCTGCCTGTGATGGAAGCGACGTCGTCAAAGCGGGCGGCGTAGCGATCTGAGGTGCGGGCACGGTTCAGTTGGGCGGCCACGTCCTCGCCGGTGAGCCCGGAGCCGTCGCTGAAGGTCACTCCGGTGCGCAGGGTAAAGGTATAGGTCAGCGTTTCAGCCTGATAGCTGAACTCGTCGCAGAGGGAGTTTTGGGGCGCGAAAGTCTCGTCCAGACGGAAGAGCCCCTCGTACAGCAGGGCGCCCACTGTCTGCTGGATCCCGTCGGCGCAGGTGATGGGATCCAGTGTCTGATCCGGCAGGTAGGGCAGCGCAAATTGCTCCGGCAGGGCGGCAGGCTCCTCCACCTCCGGAGGCTCAGCGCTGGAGTCGATCACGGTGGTGTCGCCGGGCAGAGTCTCTCCTTCGCTCCAGCAGCCGCTGAGCAAAAGGGCAGCTGCCAGCACGATGGCGCTCAGGCGGATTCGTCTCATGGTATTCCTCCAAAGAAAGGGCGGCAGGAGAAAAGCTCCCTGCCGCCCGGTTGTCAATTCAGCGCGATCATGGCCGCCTGAGCGCCCCGGACATTCCCCACCTTGCGGTACGACCAGAAGAGGTCTGTCCGGCACGCGGTGCAGAGATCGCAGATGTCCACCTGGCCGGAGGGGACGCCCAGGTCCAGCAGCCACCGGGCATTGAGCCCTTTCAGGTCCACATGCCACTTTGGGCCGCGGCGCTGGAAAAAGGGCTCGGCCTCATTGCCGAAGGCGGCGCGCATAGCCTGGGGGACGTCGTCGTCGGTTTCAAAGCAGCACTGGCCGATGGAAGGGCCGAATGCTGCGCGCAGGTCCTCTGGCTTTGCGCCGTAGACGCGGCCCATCTCCAAAGCGGTTTTGCGGAGGACCCCGTTGGCCACGCCGCGCCATCCGGCATGGACAGCGCCCACGCACCTGGTGACGGGGTCATAGAGGAGAACGGTGCCGCAGTCGGCGGAAAAGACCGTCAGGGCAAGGCCCGGCACATTGGTGATGATGGCGTCGGTGAGGTAGTCCCGCTCCCGGAACAGCCCTTTGCCTGCATCCTTCTCCGAGGCGATCAGCACATGGTCCTCGTGGACCTGGCGGGATAGGACCGTGCGTCCGGCGTCCACACCGATGGCGCCGCAGAACCGGCGGTAGTTTTCCAGCACATGGTCCATGTCGTCGCCGCGGCCCACGCCTAAGTTGAGGCTGTCCCAGGGCGGGACGCTGACGCCTCCGAGGCGGGTGGAAAAGCCGTGAGCGACGCCGCCGCAGCGGTCCAACAGGGGGGAGGTGAGGAAGGTGGGCTGCCCCACCGTGCGCATGGTAAAGGTCATAGGCGCCTCCTGATCGAAGTCTGCGCCCAGGTTTACCGGCCGCAGCAGTTCTTGTACTTCTTGCCGCTGCCGCAGGGGCAGGGATCGTTGCGTCCAATCTTCTGGACCTTGCGGGGCTGCTTCTTGGGCGCGGTGCCGTCGCCGCCCACATTTTCCACCATGCCCTTGGCCACGCGCTCACGCTTGACCTCCTCGTTGCTCTTGAGGCGCACGGAGTAGAGGCGCCGCACGGTCTCCTCCTGAATGGCGGCGATCATCTCCTCGAACATGCTGAGGGACTCCTGCTTGTAGGCGATGACCGGGTCAACGTTGCCATAGGCACGCAGGCGGATGCCCTGCTTCAGGTCGTCCATGGCATCGATGTGCTCCATCCAGTACTCATCCACCACACGGAGCATGACCACGCGCTCCAGTTCCCGCATGATGGGGGAGGTGATCTCCTGCTCCTTCTGCTCGTAGTACTTGACGGCCTCCGACTGGAACAGCTCGATGAAATCCTGGGCGGTCTTATCGGCGATTTCCTCCTCGCTCAGCTTCACCGCGTACTTGGGGAAGTAGGTGCCCTCCAGGCTGCGGAGCATTTCCCGGTAGCCGGCGATGTCCAGCGCCGTCTGCTCCCCGAAAGCGTGGTTGACGTGGTTTTCGATGGCGGTGGAGACCATGCCCTGGATAATGGGCTGGATGTCCATGCCGTCCAGGACCTTCTGACGCTGAGAGTATATGATCTCACGCTGCTTGTTCATGACATCGTCGTATTCCAGCACCGACTTACGGGACTGGAAGTTGCGGGACTCGACGGTGGTCTGGGCGTTTTCAATGGCGCGGGTGAGCATCTTGCTCTCGATGGGGGTGTCCTCGTCCAGGTCCACCTTCTCCATCATGGCCTGGATGCGCTCACCGCCGAACAGGCGCATCAGGTCGTCCTCCAGCGAGATGTAGAACCGGGTCTCGCCGGGGTCGCCCTGGCGGCCGGCGCGGCCGCGGAGCTGGTTGTCGATGCGGCGGGAGTCGTGGCGCTCCGTGCCGATGATAAAGAGGCCGCCTGCGGCGCGGACCTGGTCCGCCTCCGCGTCGATGTCCTGCTTATGGGCGGCCATGCGCTCGGAATAGAGCTTGCGGGCCTCCAGAATCTCTTCGTTGTCGGTCTCGGCGTAGCCGGTGGCGTCGGCGATCACCTCGTCGCTGAAGCCGGCCTTGCGCAGGTCCGCCTTGGAGAGGTACTCGGCGTTGCCGCCCAGCATGATGTCGGTGCCGCGGCCGGCCATATTGGTGGCCACGGTGACGGCGCCGAACTTGCCGGCCTGGGCCACGATCTCCGCTTCCTTCTCGTGATTTTTGGCGTTGAGCAGGTTGTGGGGGATGCCCTCTTTGACCAGCATCTTGGAGAGGTTTTCGTTCTTTTCAATGGACACGGTGCCCACCAGAACGGGCTGGCCCTTGGCGTGGCATTCCTTGATCTGGTTGATGACCGCCCGGTATTTGCCGTTTTCGGTTTTATAGACCACATCCTGGTTGTCCACGCGGGCGTTGGGCCGGTTGGTGGGCACCTCGATGATGTCTAAGTTGTAGATGGTGGCGAACTCCTCCTGCTCCGTCAGGGCCGTACCGGTCATACCGGAGAGCTTGCGGTAGAGGCGGAAGTAGTTCTGGAAGGTGATGGTGGCCAGGGTCTTGCTCTCCCGGGCCACGGTGACGTGCTCCTTGGCCTCGATGGCCTGGTGCAGCCCCTCGGAGTAGCGGCGGCCGAACATCAGGCGTCCGGTGAACTCATCGACGATGATGACCTCGCCGTCCTTCACCACATAGTCAATATCCTTTTTCATCACGCCGTGGGCCTTGATGGCCTGGTTGACGTGGTGGGCCAGGGTGGAGTTCTCCGGATCGGAGAGGTTGTCCACATGGAAAAACTCCTCCGCCTTGGAGATGCCCCGGGCGGTGAGCATGGCGGTGCGGGCCTTTTCGTCCACGATGTAGTCGGCGTCGATGTCGGAGGCTTCCTCTTCCTTGTTGTCCACCTCGGTGACCACCTGCTTTTTCAGCCGGGCCACAAACATCTCCGCCATGTCGTAGAGCTGGGTGGACTTGTCGCCCATACCGGAGATGATCAGCGGGGTGCGGGCCTCATCGATGAGGATGGAGTCCACCTCGTCCACGATGGCAAAGGAGTGGCCCCGCTGGACCTGCTCCTGGGCATAGATGGCCATGTTGTCGCGGAGATAGTCGAAGCCCATCTCATTGTTGGTGCCATAGGTGATGTCGGCGTCATAGGCGGCCTTGCGCTGCTTGTTGTCCAGACCGTGGATGATGAGGCCCACCTTGAGCCCTAAGAAGCGGTGGACCTTCCCCATCCATTCGCTGTCGCGCTTGGCCAGGTAGTCGTTGACGGTGACGATGTGTACGCCGTTTCCGGAGAGGGCGTTCAGGTAAGCCGGCAGCGTGGCCACCAGAGTCTTGCCTTCACCCGTCTTCATCTCGGCGATGCGGCCCTGGTGCAAAACGATACCGCCCACCAGCTGTACCCGGTAGGGCCGAAGCCCCAGTACACGGTCGGCGGCCTCCCGGACAGTGGCAAAGGCCTCGGGAAGAATATCGTCCAGCGTTTCCCCATTCTGGAGGCGCTCTTTGAACTGTGCTGTTTTTGCGCTGAGCTGCGCGTCGGTCAGACCGTGGTATTCGTCAGCCATGGCCTCGATTTTATCCACAATGGGATAGATCTGCTTCAGCTCGCGGTCGCTGTAGGTTCCGAAGACTTTCCTGAAAAGACCCATTTTATGAAAACATCCTTTCCAATCCCGTATGCGCGGGACAGAGTAATCAACAGATTTGTTATTTTAATAGGTATCCGATAAAATAGCAAGTGTAGCATATCACAAGTTCCTGTAGAATGCAAAGAAAAATCGGCCATGGGGAAAAAAGTTCACAATTGAGAAAAGAATCCGTTCAGGGGCAGGACCAAACTGCCGCTTTCCCCTTTGCGCACCTCACCGGTGATGGTCAGCGTGTCCACCCTGCCATCCTTCCATCCGGCGCGGACCTCGATGATGCCGCCCGGCTGGCGCAGGGCCACGGTGTAGGGCGCGCCGGTGCGCTGGGCCAGATAGCAGCCGATGGCGGCGCTGCCGCTGCCGCAGCCCCGCTCCCACACGGAGGTGTGGGTGGCGGCCACATAGACCAGGGGGGAGAAGGAGAGGGCGTCCTCGTCAAAGAGCAGGATGCCGGCGGCGTCGGCCTTCAAAGTGGCGCACAGCAGCTGGACTGCGTCCTCCGCCTGGGGGTGGGTGAGCGCGCCGGCGGGCACGATGCAGTGGACGATGCCGGGGAAAAAAACGGCGGGACAGGAGAGCATCCGGTCCCCGGCCACCACGTCGATCTCCCGGATGCGCTCTGGCAGGGGCATGTCCACCGTGCCCAGACAGCACTCGGTCCCCATCTGGACATGGCAGGTCAAAATCCCGGATTCACCGGAGACCTCCATGGGAATGTCCGCCGCATCGCCGCTGGCCAGGCCATCCTCCCAGGCCAGCAGCGCGGCCAGGGACATGGCGGCGTTGCCGCAGAACTCACCGCCCATCATCTGCAGCCGGGCCCTGGCGCCGCGGGCCGAAGCGCTCTCCAAAAACCCCACCTGCTCCGCGTCGGGGTTGCTGCGCAGCAGCAGCTGTGCCACCGACGGCTGGGCGGAGCGGGGCACAGTCGTTCGAACCAGCAGCGTGATGTTTTTGGTGGGGTCAAGGGTGATATAGGAAATCTCCATGATGATCAATGTCCTCCAGATATGCCTGTGGGGATCAGGCGAATTCGACTCTCTTTTCCAATATTTGCAGGAATTTTAAAATTATACTATATGAGGGGAAAAAAGTCACGCACTCTTTCGGGAGTACTGTGGGAAGCTGTAACTGTTTTTGGTAAAATTGTAACCGGATGTCAATTGAATTGACTTTTGGAACATGGTAACATGGACGCAAATCGCGCATAGAAAAAAGATTTGAGGTGCATTGTGTTGACAATCGGAGGACATGGAAAGCGCGTGCTGCTCACGCTGATTGCTTTGGCCCTTTTTCTGAGTGTTTTGAGCGGATGCGGAACGAATGGGCAGACGGAACCCCGGGAGGATGGTTCCGCGCCGAAGGAGGATGGAGAACCGGCGGAGCAGGGGGAGCCGCTCCCGGATGCGCTGCCGCTGGAGTTCGTGTTTGCCAGCGGTGCCGGCGCATGGGGAACTGAACTCACTCTGAACCGGGACGGCTCATTCGCAGGGCAGTACAGCGATTCTGAGATGGGGGAGAGCGGCGAGGGCTATTCCAAAGGCTCGGTCTACGTCTGTGCGTTCAGCGGCCGGTTTGAAGAGATCAAACAGGTGGATGACACCACGTACTCCATGAAATTAGGAGAGATCAAAGTGACAGATGAGCCGGGCAAGGAGTGGATCGAGGAGGAAATCCGGTATGTGGCCTCAGACCCCTTTGGGATAGCGGGCGGAGAGACGTTTTTCCTCTACACGCCGGAGACGCCCCTTGAAGGACTCTCCGAGGAGTTCCTGAGCTGGTGGCCCGACAATTACCGTAGGGAGACGGACGCCCTGCAAACACTGGCCTGCTATGGGCTCAGGAACCAGGAGACGGAGCAAGGCTTCTTTGCCGTCGAATCAGGCAAAGGGAGTACTTTGGAGAGTACGGGGGAGAGAACGGCGACCGGAACTACGTCTGCGGCTTTTTGAAGCTCTATTATTACGATTTGGGTACAGGCCTTGAGGACCTCAAACATCCGGTTTACAGCAGTAGCGGCGGAGCGGGAAACCCTGTCCGCATCACCCTTTCGTCCGATGGGACGCTGACGGATTTTCAGGAGACCTATGACGGTGCGGACAACACCAGGCGGATTGAGGAGCTGTGCGGCCCACTGAGCGGCCTGGCGGATGCGCTGAACAGCGGGACCGACCTGCCGGACGGAAAGCGGGAGCTGACGCCGAAGGATGACACGCTGCTGCGGATGTACCTGGATTACTATTTTTCTGAAGATTGAATAAAGGGGGGAG
Proteins encoded:
- a CDS encoding ABC transporter substrate-binding protein gives rise to the protein MRRIRLSAIVLAAALLLSGCWSEGETLPGDTTVIDSSAEPPEVEEPAALPEQFALPYLPDQTLDPITCADGIQQTVGALLYEGLFRLDETFAPQNSLCDEFSYQAETLTYTFTLRTGVTFSDGSGLTGEDVAAQLNRARTSDRYAARFDDVASITGSGNVVTVVLSSANTSLPSLLDIPIVKHGTEGNTVPLGTGPYLYMTDENGPYLRANPAWWGAKPAPAERIELVESPDMDTTLYQFTSHEIQLITADLTGAKTVSTTGSITFSDTDTTILQYVGLNVSRTLLSDAAVRRALSLGINRPTAVSAFLSGHGTPSQFPISPASSLYPTGLERAYSYEDFESALNTAGLNSGAHHTLTMLVNEENPFKVSVAKYIASSLSVCDLTVEVEVLPWEEFTAALSAGRFDLYYGEVRLSPDWDLSSLVGTGGTLNYGRYSDAATDQLLSAYGAAESRESAMDALCRHLQYQAPILPVCFKTTSVLTQSGVMEGLSPTATDPFHGLEGWAIHLAQ
- the secG gene encoding preprotein translocase subunit SecG is translated as MTLAITILQLLCGLAITLIVLFQSGKSAGLSGSIGGVADSFMAKNQAKTMDAKLARATKWVGAVFIVLTLVLNILQ
- a CDS encoding RNA polymerase sigma factor, which translates into the protein MWIAMGPQTTEQAGRAEQEELERLLAGIAQGDREALAELYCRTRAAVYAMALSFLKNAQDAQDVTQDAFVQVWDHAPQYRPQGSPMAWLLTIARNLSRMRLRQGDRRSELSEEAWDALPAAESGLSPEDRQMLQGALGALGDQERQVVLLHAVAGLKHREIAAVLELPLATVLSKYHRALKKMKVLLEGGEDQ
- a CDS encoding anti-sigma-I factor RsgI family protein; translation: MTDQELEQRLKEAVAHAAPNDLDVLLSRCETRKGTVIPMKAKKTPMIRVLVAACLALVLIGGGGGLFYQQAYAVASVVSLDVNPSIELSVNQRETVLACTPLNDEAVEILSDMDGGRDLKGTKLDVAVNAIVGSLVRHGYLGSVSSAILISVEDKDQARAAQLQQELEVSVGSLLETNSANAAVLSQTLTQDAGLEQQARQHHISTGKAALVNQAIGLNSSLKFEDLAALSVEELKDLVEAGAPGMPIGKAEAAYLAQAYAGVLEVNSVTYEVDPELDDSPAHYEVDLYTQAGEFEYKVDSYAGKILSGKANILAGAQESAGTSGTAPGSGDASQGRDRALAAALQHAGLKESQVSGLTVERDEDDGILSYDIEFRTSSAKYEYEVDGSGNVLKYEKEAFAPSSGSDIGREKAKSIALNHAGLKESQVTELKLDWEDNAYEVEFRSGSTDYEYKIDSSSGSILHYEQEQDD
- a CDS encoding RNA polymerase sigma factor, coding for MSPGGSYHRQRSAAGRWPATTNESFDQLVIQYERLVYTVCRQMVQDSAAAEDLTQETFLSAYTHRDSCPEGYAKQWLARIAVNKAKDYLQSAYRRRTVLPGDDALPLATAPPLESQAIARSEASAIANMIRAMKEPYRRVCVMALLEEKKPEEIALALGRPVKTIHTQLSRGKRLLREELERRERNGTIS
- the lexA gene encoding transcriptional repressor LexA — encoded protein: MPVLSKMQQKIYDFIESFVQDQGYPPSVREIGDAVGLKSPSTVHFHLKHLEELGVLQKSAGKGRALALVASPKKAVPEPAATLLPQEEAEHQIPIVGNVAAGSPILAEECIEDYLTFDTGGRGGECFALRVRGESMINAGILDGDLVVVRQQPDAVSGEIVVALLEDEATVKRLSRKNGQTWLLPENEAYQPIDGTYARILGKVMAVVRRY
- a CDS encoding polysaccharide deacetylase family protein, whose translation is MRRILMIVFLLFVLMFPSPEPDAAASGEADVEVTYYVALTFDDGPRRITTERLLDGLRERGASATFFLIGEQIEENADVVQRMKAEGHQVGNHTWSHVKIEGMNQSAAQEEIRHTDQVLKELLGEDTYWLRPPYGLINQRERSWITVPMVQWSVDPEDWKYQNTDRVVSSVLNHVKPGSIILLHDTYPTSVDAALRIVDTLQGQGYEFVTVEELLALNGVAPQAGTMYVSADQSL